The genomic stretch TCTGTACAAACGCATTTCATGCCATGCAGGAAAGAAAAGGTGTGCTTGAAGTAAGATTAGAGCAGGTCCATTTTGATCAGGATGTATCTTTACTGGCAGGAAATCTTCCCGAAGGAAGATATATCTGTCTCACTGTCAGCGATACAGGATATGGGATAGATAAGATAACGATGATTCGCATTTTCGAGCCCTATTTTACCACCAAAAAGAAAGGTGAAGGGACCGGGCTTGGTTTGTCCACAGTTCACGGTATTGTTTTAAGTCATGGAGGTGGTCTTGCTGTGGAGAGCGAGGTCGGCCAAGGGACGACCTTTAAGGTTTTCCTGCCGATTGCCGAAACCGATTCTGTTCTTCCTTTTGAAAAAGAAGTTGTTAGAACAAGACCGAAACTCTCTGGACGGATTTTATTTGTTGATGATGTCGAATTCAATGTCCAACTTGGTACGCATGTCTGCCAACGTATAGGGTGCAGCGCAAAAGGCGTAACCAATAGTCTGGAAGCGCTTGCTCTTTTTCGAGAGGCTCCTGAAGATTTCGATATTATTATTACTGACCAGACTATGCCGAATTTGACCGGTTTCGAGCTGGCTGTTGAGATGATGAAAATTCGTTCTGATATTCCAATCATCATGGTAACAGGCCATAGTGATACCGTTGACGAGCAAAAAGCAAAAGAGATGGGCATCAGAGAATTTCTCACAAAACCTTTGGATATGAATATCCTTGCAGAAGCAATCGACAGAATAATTTCTTCACAGGTAAATACCGTACAGCGGCTGGAAAAAGGCTTGTAAGGCAGGCCCGAACACGTTGATCAGGCAAAGGATCGGCTTATTGCTTCACGTGCAACACACCAAGTCGCCAGGGCCGCCACGGTCGTCGTCTCATTTGTCAATCAGTCAGTCCGCTGACATTGCAGAAAGGAGAAAAAATATGATGGAAATTATCAAAGCGGCAGATCGTCATTTTTCCGATTTTGGGTGGTTACAAACCTATTGGCTTTTCTCCTTCTCCAATTACTATGATCCCCAAAATGTCCAGCTGGGCGCGTTAAGGGTTTTTAATGATGATATCGTTAAACCTGAGGGCGGGTTTGCAACCCATCCCCATGAGGAGATGGAGATTATAACCATTGTTTTGCAAGGTGAGATAACCCATGAAGACAGCATGGGCAATAAAACCGTTATCAAGGCAGGCGATGTGCAGCGGATGTCTGCGGGCACCGGCCTGACTCATTCAGAATATAATCTTGGCAAAGAAGCGGTCTTTTTTTATCAGATTTGGATTTTGCCGGATACAGCAGGGCTGGAACCAACCTATGCCCAGAAAACCTATGATGCCAGCCAATGGTGGAACAGGTTATTGCCGGTGGCATCTGGGCAGGATATTCCAGAGGCTGTCATCTTTCATACTGATGCCACCATCTATCGTTGTCAACTGGATATGGGGAAAGAGGTGGTTTATGATTGCGCTGCTGAGCGCGGTGTCTTTCTCTATCTGACCGAGGGTAGTCTTTCTATTAATGGTCAGGAGGTGGCAGCAAGAGATCAGGTCCGTGTTAAAACGACAGAGCCGCTTGTCATCAAGGCGCAGGAGCTGTCCGATTTTATATTGATTGATGTTCAGTAAAAAGGGGACAGATTTATTTTTCTTTTCCAAGAGCCCCATTTCGTCACCAGATGGCAATTGAAAAATAAATCTGTCCCCCTTTTTTCCTAAATTATAAGAGGAACAGGGGAGATATGAAAGCAATACCCGAGGAGCAATGGCACCGGTTAGAGGCAGATACAATTCTTTCCCTCTTGCAGGCCGATAAGGAACAAGGGCTGGCCCAGCAGGAGGCGGAGCAACGGCTCGCCCGTTTCGGCCCCAACGTCCTGACGACAAAGGCGGGCAAGAGCAAGCTGGTGCGCTTTCTGCTCCAGTTTCATCAACCCTTGATCTATATCCTGATCGCATCCGGTATTATCACGGCCCTGCTCCAGGAATGGGTGGATTCTGGAGTTATTTTCGGGGTGGTGCTGGCCAACGGCATTATCGGCTATATCCAGGAGGCCAAGGCGGAGAACAGTTTGGCTGCCCTTGCCCGGACTATGGTTGCCGAGGCCACGGTTTTGCGCTCTGGAGGGAAACAGCGCATAGCTTCGGCGCAGTTGGTTCCAGGTGACCTGGTGCTGCTCACGGCCGGAGACCGGGTTCCGGCGGATATGCGGCTAATCCATTGCCGGGATTTGCAAGTGGCTGAATCCGCCCTGACCGGCGAGTCTCTGCCAGTGGCCAAGGATATCGTTCCTCTGCCTGAAGAAACGGTCCTGGCGGAACGAATCAATATGGCCTATGCCTCCACGATGGTCACCTATGGTCAGGCAAGCGGACTCGTGACTGCAACCGGCGATCAGACCGAAGTGGGCCGTATCTCCCGCCTGATGTCTACAGCGCAAGACTTAGCCACCCCACTCACCCGCAAGATTGCTGAGTTCAGCCAGGTGCTCCTCTATGCCATCCTGTTTTTAGCCGCCCTCACTGTTGGAGTGGGCCTGCTCCGGGGCCAACCCCTGTTTGATTTGTTCATGGCTGCGGTTGCCCTGGCTGTGGGAGCTATTCCAGAAGGCTTACCAGCAGCGGTCACCATCACCTTGGCCATCGGGGTTTCCAGGATGGCTAAACGGCAGGCCATTATCCGTAAATTGCCAGCTGTGGAAACCCTGGGCAGCACCACGGTGATATGTTCGGATAAGACCGGCACTCTGACCGAAAATCAGATGACCGTCCAGGCGATCATTGCTGGTCAGGAGGAGTACCAGGTCAGCGGTTCTGGCTATGCACCCCAGGGGACGATTACTCGTCAGTCTGAGCATAAATCGGGTCAACAAGTAAATACTCTCTCCGAGCAGGAGGCTCCTGCCTTGCACCGTTGCCTCCAGGCCGCTGCCCTGTGCAATGATAGTGTGTTGAAAGAAAACGAGGAAGGCTGGCAGGTCCAGGGCGATCCCACTGAGGGGGCCATGCTTACGGTTGCCGAAAAGGCGGGTTACCCCGTTCAGGAACTTCACGCCCAATATCCTCGCCTGGACAGCATTCCCTTTGAATCCCAGCACCAGTTCATGGCCACTCTGCACGATACAGATCCCGCCGATACATCCACGGTCTACACCATTTGCATCAAGGGAGCAGTGGAGCAGATTCTTGCCAAATGCGAGAACTGCCTGACCGCTACCGGGGAGACAGTTCCGCTGGACCAGGAACAGATCCATGATGATGTGGCCCGGCTGGCGGCACGAGGGCTGCGGGTACTGGCCTTTGCGGAAAAAAATCATACTACAACAACAGGAGCGGCAAGCGCAACAGATATCAGGGAAGAGGATGTACAAGGCGGCTGCACCTTTCTCGGCCTGATGGGCATGATTGATCCACCCAGGGCCGAGGCCGTGGCAGCAGTCAGGATCTGTCGTCAGGCCGGGATCCGCATCAAGATGATCACCGGCGATCATCCGGCGACGGCAGCGGCTATTGCTGCCCAGATAGGGCTTAAAGGCGAGGAAAACGGAACAGAGCAGCCTGCGGTGCTGATAGGCAGTGAGCTGGAGAAAATTTCCGATCAGGACTTGATTGCCGCTGCTGCTGACACCGATGTCTTTGCCCGAGCCACGCCGGAACAGAAGATCCGCCTGGTGCGAGCACTCCAGGCTACGGGTAATGTGGTGGCCATGACCGGTGACGGGGTCAACGATGCCCCGGCCTTGAAGCAGGCTGATATCGGGGTGGCAATGGGCATCACCGGCACAGATGTGTCCAAGGAGGCTGCGGACATGGTGCTGACCGATGATAATTTCAGTTCCATTGAAGCGGCGGTGGAAGAAGGGCGGGCCGTGTTTGATAACTTGACCAAGTTCATTGTCTGGACCCTACCTACCAATCTCGGGGAAGGGCTGGTCATCATGGCGGCCATCTTTTTCGGCCTCACCTTGCCCATCCTGCCGGTGCAGATTCTCTGGATCAACATGACCACTGCCGGTTTCCTCGGTCTGATGCTGGCCTTTGAACCCAAGGAGCCGGGCATTATGCTGCGCAAGCCCCGTGATCCTGATACCCCGATTTTAACTAAGGAGCTGATTATCAGAATTATCCTGGTGGGCACCTTGTTGTTGATCGGTTCTTTCGGCCTTTTTCAATGGGAGCTGGCACGAGGGGCCTCCCTTGATGCGGCCCGCACGGTTGCGGTCAATGTCTTTATTGTGATGGAGCTGTTCTATCTCTTCAACTGCCGGTCTCTGAGCAAGAGTGTCTTTCAGCTCGGTTTTTTTAGCAATATCTGGGTTTTTGTCGGGGTGGCTGCTATGCTGCTCATTCAGATGGTGTATACCTATGTCCCGGTTATGCAGCAGCTCTTTCACAGCACGTCCATCGGTTTCGGCTCCTGGGCCCGGATTATGCTGGCTGGGGCAATTGGTTTTTTGATTGTTGAGGTGGAGAAGAAGTTGCGGGCTGGGTGAGTTGGTGGGTTGTGGCGGGTGATGTCGGGAAGCTGCGGATTTTTAGTTGCTTTTTTGTTGGGAGCGGTGGTAGGGTTTTGGTGTTGTGAGAGGAAAGCTTGTTTTTTGTCGCAATATTTGGGTAAGAGGATGTTTGCAAAAGACATATAAAATCATTGTACTAAGGTGTATCATGAAAGGGAAGGTGGCGTTAATAAATCCCAAGCGAGGAATGGCCTCACTAATTACCGTAAACGAAGAATACACAACATTTGTATCTCTTGGTCACCATGTTGATATCGGAGATATTATTTCTGGAGATCTTGAGTCTCTCGGTGGAGAAACCTGGTATAATGAGACCCAGATGGAGGGAATTGATGTATTTGTTGAAGACATATACGGGGCAAAAGCAACAGCTTTAAAAATTATTTCTTAACCCTCATCGTTTTTCTCAACCTTTTTGTAACTCAACTCCACGTTAGCCTTTTTATCGAAATCATGAACTATGACAGCGATTGAACACTTAAAGCGTCGCTTAAGGGACTTTTCCCCATCGCTACCCGACGCACCCAATTTATCCTGGGAAAATAATGGCGAACGCTGCACAATCGATGCGAAGCAATTTCCAGTACCAAACTTACTGTTGTACCTGCTTTGCGAAGTTTGTGAATTCCCTCTTGGCGACCGCAGCGACAAGACGCATTGGATCGTTCCTTTTACTTACAAAGGCGTGAACTATTCAGTCTCTCATGAAAAGTTTGGTCTGCGTTTTTATGTAGAGAAAGATAGCGATTCGAAACCGGACGAAGTTTTGGGTAAAATTCAGAAGGCGGTTGAGTCAGCAGAAAAGTATATCCTAAGTGATGTTGCAAAGAAGCAAATCGCGAAAGGGAACGTCACTATATGCAACCGATTCAATAGCCTGAATAATCGGTATAACTATTTCAGGCAATGTGCAAATTCAGCTTATTCCCCAAAGAACGATTCAAAAGAAAACGAAGACTTCTTGGGTTTGAACAATAAATTTAGTGCAAGTAGGGATGGTGGCTACAACGCATTGGCGATGATTGACGCTTATTTCAGCAGGCTTGAGCATTTCCTGGTGTTGGCGTTTCCATTTGTTGATTATAATCGAGACAGTGATGACTTGTCTAAATTTATCGGTTCATTATGGTCTGATAAGTTCCGCAGGATTTTCGAACTCCAGGATAAGGAAGTTCAAAAACATTACGATGTATTGGTAGGTATTAAGGAGAAGTATCGAAATACGTTCGCTCACGGCGGCTTCGAAAAAAATGGCCAGTCGTTTTATTTTCACCTTGATAAATTTGGTGCCATACCAGCGAGTATGTCGGGTCTGCGAGACAGCGTACACTTTAGCTTCTTCCCGATAGATAAAGACGGGTTTGAAAGTGTCTGCTCCTTGTTTGATAGTTTCGATACCTATCTGTCAAATACGGCCTTACCGAAGGTATGGAAATTCGCTGAAAGCGGTCTTGACCTTACTCTCGACGAGGCGAACTTAACCGAACTTCTATCTGCTACCGAAGATGCTGAAGTATACGATGTTTGGATAAAAAATCAGTGCGACTTGTCCGATATATATGTCAATGCTGATTACTAGACACGGGATAATCAGGGGCACCGGCTGGTCGATTTCCCGTTGCAACTCCTGTACGTTATCTGCGCAACCCATCGGTCATATTTTTACTGCTGAAAATAATTCTCATAGGTAGTATGAATTTTTTTTGGCATCCTATATCCTAACGCAGCAGGTCTAGCACTGTTCGGCTAAAAGTAACCTACTTGAAAGACAAAGAATAATATGACTAATTCAAAGACGGAATATTTTCGGCGTGATCAAGCAAAGGGGATAACAGCTCCTGACCTTTCCAAGGATTGCACCTATGCTGAACATATTGTGCGGGCAAGAGGAAAACGAACTCGATTTACAAGTGTGTCGCTTGATAAAGCTAAAATCGACGACTTCGGACCGCAACTCTTTTCTTTGCTGAGAGATTCGGTAGATGATGACGGGCATGGAGTTGTAGAACACGAAGAACTCATGAAGAGCCTGAGAGAAACGGCACTGTCGAGTGAGAAAGGTGAACGAGCCAGAGCTATACAGGCTCAGAGATATGCAAAGCGACGCCTCGAATGCTTGGTAAACTGGAACTGTTCAATTGATAACATAGAGAAAAAGAGCCTTATTACTTGGGCATTCAACTATATTCAGAAATATTTTCGGAAGGCATAAAATGGATAAACTCTATAGCTGCCGAAATTGCATTCACAATGGCGGACAAAGTTTATTGATCGGCAGGGGTGATGGCTTTTGCATAAAGCATGACTCCGTTATATTTAAGCCTTCGCAAACGACCTGCAAGTATCTCCACAGAAAAGACCTTCCTTATCTCGTCGTGGACGAGGGGCTGCGGGAGCATGCAAGTGAGTTTGCTGGATTCTCGGCAATGGCTGATTTGATAACCCATGAGCCGATTCCTCGCCTTCGCTATAGTGAAAAGTTTGCATGGGAACGACGACAATTTGATGCAGTCAACCAAAGTCTGGCGCAGTACCACAAAACAAAACCAACCTGGATTTTTCTGCAAGCGATGTCCGGCGGGATAGATGGTCGACGCAGTCTGGCCCATGCATCCGTTGTCAGGCGATATATGGACAACTGCGGTACATGGGTAAGCTCATATCGTTTCATTCTCGGGATTATCCAAGAACTTTCAGTCAGCCCGTTTTTTAACGATACAGATCTCAATGATGAAGAGGAAGACGTCGGGGAGTATCTTCACGAAGAGGCTGGTTGGGATGTGTTTTTTACGCGGCTGGCCGGAATCCAGGAATATGGTTTCCATTCCGGCATAGAGGATCTTATGTGGGCTTCGGATCAGCTGAATGGCGCGTTGGTCAATTTAGACTGGTTGGAATTAAAAAATGAATTGAATGAACGCACTGGGGAGTGGACCAATATGGTCATTGAGCATGCAAGCAAGGAGGGTAAGTTTTTCACTGTGGATGAACCTCTTGGAGTACCGGAGGAACAGCCTCAATTTTAGCTTGCCATCTCCGCCCAGCCAAACGTTCATCATTCAACAACCTTTGTCTGATTTTGTTGCACTCAATTTGACCTACGCAACTGCACAACTGGTGAGCTTGGCCTTAAACCCCACACCAAGAAAAGGAGGTTTCCAAATGAAATTAGACACCGATTTTGTCACCACGACAATTGAACTTGCTCCAGATTATGAAGGAGAAGTCGTTGCTACTTTAATTGCCTCAAGGCTCAATACAGGAAGCAGGAAAAGTGTACTTTATGTGCATGGATACATTGATTACTTCTTTCACCCTCATATGTGTGAAAAATTCCATGAGCATGGGTTTGATTTTTATGCTGTAGACTTACGTAAATACGGACGTTCTCTGTTGCCACACCAAAAGCCCAACTATTGTGAAGATGCCTCTGAATACTATGAAGAAATCACAGCGTCCATCAAGGCAATACAATCAAACAGCAGTGACGATATTTACCTGTTGGGGCACTCAACAGGAGGCTTGATAGCCTCTTGCTATATGAATTGTGGTGAAAAGAAAAATGATATTAAAGCACTCGTGTTGAATTCACCATTTTTAGATATGCGTGAACCGTTTATTGTAACCAAGATGAATTATGGACTGGCTAAATTCGTATCTGTAATTAAAAAAGACTGTAAAAGAGATAAAGCGATTTCTCCAGTTTATGCTGAAAGTATCCACAAAGACTATCATGGCGAATGGGATTTTAATTTAGCATGGAAGCCTATTAATGGGTTCCCAGCGTATTTTAAGTGGTTTGTCGCAATTGTTGATGCGCAACGGAGTCTCAAAAAATCTCATATTAAGGTTCCCATTCTGTTATTGCACTCTTCAAAATCATTCGAACCAAAAAAATATTCTCCCGAAGCGAAACAGGCCGATATTGTTCTTGATATTGAAGATATGAAGAGAATTGGTCCCAACTTAGGGAACAAGGTACAATTAATTTCGATTGATAATGGGCAGCATGATTTGTTTCTTTCTGCCAAAGAAGTTCGAGAGAGAGCTTTTGAAGAAATGTTTTCCTGGTTAAAACCTCAAGAATAATAACCTCTTATTTGTCTGATTTCGTTGTGCTTAATCTGGCCTGTAAACTACGAACCGATTTGTCTCACAATTTGAATATAATTGAATGATGCACGATACAAAAAACAACCTGTTCTCGAGAAAAGCAACAATCCTTGCAGCCCTGCTCGCTGTCCCTCTCTTTCTCTCCCCATTCCCCGCAACCGCCCAACCCGACAGCACCCCCAGTGAACTGGATGCCGTCCTTGAAGGCTTTGAAGAGGAGGCAACAGAGCAGGCACCTGTGAATGAGCTGGATGCAGTGCTGGATGGCTTTGACGATGAAGCTGGTGACCAGCCCGCTGAGGCCTCGTCCGACCAGGCCCTTGATGCAGTACTCGATGGCTTTGGAGGAGAGGAGCAAGCCGATGTGCAAACCGATGTGCAGAAGGAAGCTGAAAGCACCTCTTCCCGGCTTCCCGCCTGGCTCAGCATAGACGGCTGGCTCCAGTTAGGCACCACCTATACCATCGCCCATGACGCACCGGCAGACGGGGAAACCGACTGGCGTGGTTTTTCCAAGGCCCGCACTGATCTCCAAATCGACCTTGATGCCCGCTTCTCCGATTCCTGGTCAGCAAAGCTGGGAGCAAAAGGCTTTTACGACGGGATTTACTCGATTCAAGGCCGGGATGAATATACCGGCTCCGTCCTTGATGAGTATGAGGATGAGTTGGAATTGCGCGAGGCCTATGTGCAGGGGAAGCTCACCTCCAAGCTGGACCTCAAGGCAGGACGTCAGATTGTGGTCTGGGGCAAGTCGGATAATATTCGGGTCACTGATGTGCTCAATCCCTTAGATATGCGCGAGCCCGGCATGACCGATATTGAAGATCTTCGTCTGCCTCTGGCCATGACCAAGCTGGATTATTATTTCGGCAACTGGGAGCTGTCCGGTATGGCCGTCCACGAGATCCGTTTTAACAAGATGCCGGTGTACGGGTATGACTTCTACCCGGCTGACGAGCCCATGCCCCCGGCAGATGAACCGGATAACTCCCTGGAAAACACCGAATGGGCACTTTCCCTCAGCGGTATTTTTAGCGGCTGGGATCTTGATCTCTATTATGCACGGGTATTCAACGATACCGCCCATCTGGAATATGTGCTGTTCGACGACGATTCCACAGAGATACAGCAAAAGCACGAACGTCTGCATATGTTCGGCTTCGCCTATAATAAGGCCTTGGGCAACTGGCTGTTGAAAAGTGAAGGGGCTATACTGAACAGGGTGCATTACACCAACCGGCCCGGCACCGGCTATACCCGCCTTGATCTGCTTGCGGGAGCAGAGTATTCCGGGTTTAACGAGACCACCATTGGCCTGGAGATTGCCAATCGCCATGTCAATAATCACAGACCCTACCTGGAAAAATACCCGGACGGCGTGCTCCAGGATATGTATCAGCTGGCTTTTCGCTATAATCGGAATTTCCTCAACAACACCTTGAGCCTCAGCCTGCTGGTGATGCTCTATGGTCCTTCTGATGCTGACGGCGCCTTTGAGCGGCTGGCCCTGGATTATGATCTGACCGATACCATCACTGTGCGCGGTGGGGCAGTGCTGTACCAATCAGGTGATCTTTTGACCATGCAGGAGGTCGGAAATAATGATCGGCTGTTTGCCGAGCTTCGCTATTCGTTTTGAGGGGGTGCCTCTGCTCGGGGCATCATCAGGAGATGCCCCGCTGCCTGCTCAGTCCGCTGCTCCTGCAAGCGGAATATCCCTTATCGCCGGATAACAGTTCAGTATATTTTTGAGCCGTT from Candidatus Electrothrix communis encodes the following:
- a CDS encoding pirin family protein, which gives rise to MMEIIKAADRHFSDFGWLQTYWLFSFSNYYDPQNVQLGALRVFNDDIVKPEGGFATHPHEEMEIITIVLQGEITHEDSMGNKTVIKAGDVQRMSAGTGLTHSEYNLGKEAVFFYQIWILPDTAGLEPTYAQKTYDASQWWNRLLPVASGQDIPEAVIFHTDATIYRCQLDMGKEVVYDCAAERGVFLYLTEGSLSINGQEVAARDQVRVKTTEPLVIKAQELSDFILIDVQ
- a CDS encoding cation-transporting P-type ATPase; this translates as MKAIPEEQWHRLEADTILSLLQADKEQGLAQQEAEQRLARFGPNVLTTKAGKSKLVRFLLQFHQPLIYILIASGIITALLQEWVDSGVIFGVVLANGIIGYIQEAKAENSLAALARTMVAEATVLRSGGKQRIASAQLVPGDLVLLTAGDRVPADMRLIHCRDLQVAESALTGESLPVAKDIVPLPEETVLAERINMAYASTMVTYGQASGLVTATGDQTEVGRISRLMSTAQDLATPLTRKIAEFSQVLLYAILFLAALTVGVGLLRGQPLFDLFMAAVALAVGAIPEGLPAAVTITLAIGVSRMAKRQAIIRKLPAVETLGSTTVICSDKTGTLTENQMTVQAIIAGQEEYQVSGSGYAPQGTITRQSEHKSGQQVNTLSEQEAPALHRCLQAAALCNDSVLKENEEGWQVQGDPTEGAMLTVAEKAGYPVQELHAQYPRLDSIPFESQHQFMATLHDTDPADTSTVYTICIKGAVEQILAKCENCLTATGETVPLDQEQIHDDVARLAARGLRVLAFAEKNHTTTTGAASATDIREEDVQGGCTFLGLMGMIDPPRAEAVAAVRICRQAGIRIKMITGDHPATAAAIAAQIGLKGEENGTEQPAVLIGSELEKISDQDLIAAAADTDVFARATPEQKIRLVRALQATGNVVAMTGDGVNDAPALKQADIGVAMGITGTDVSKEAADMVLTDDNFSSIEAAVEEGRAVFDNLTKFIVWTLPTNLGEGLVIMAAIFFGLTLPILPVQILWINMTTAGFLGLMLAFEPKEPGIMLRKPRDPDTPILTKELIIRIILVGTLLLIGSFGLFQWELARGASLDAARTVAVNVFIVMELFYLFNCRSLSKSVFQLGFFSNIWVFVGVAAMLLIQMVYTYVPVMQQLFHSTSIGFGSWARIMLAGAIGFLIVEVEKKLRAG
- a CDS encoding alpha/beta hydrolase translates to MKLDTDFVTTTIELAPDYEGEVVATLIASRLNTGSRKSVLYVHGYIDYFFHPHMCEKFHEHGFDFYAVDLRKYGRSLLPHQKPNYCEDASEYYEEITASIKAIQSNSSDDIYLLGHSTGGLIASCYMNCGEKKNDIKALVLNSPFLDMREPFIVTKMNYGLAKFVSVIKKDCKRDKAISPVYAESIHKDYHGEWDFNLAWKPINGFPAYFKWFVAIVDAQRSLKKSHIKVPILLLHSSKSFEPKKYSPEAKQADIVLDIEDMKRIGPNLGNKVQLISIDNGQHDLFLSAKEVRERAFEEMFSWLKPQE
- a CDS encoding DUF1302 family protein — encoded protein: MMHDTKNNLFSRKATILAALLAVPLFLSPFPATAQPDSTPSELDAVLEGFEEEATEQAPVNELDAVLDGFDDEAGDQPAEASSDQALDAVLDGFGGEEQADVQTDVQKEAESTSSRLPAWLSIDGWLQLGTTYTIAHDAPADGETDWRGFSKARTDLQIDLDARFSDSWSAKLGAKGFYDGIYSIQGRDEYTGSVLDEYEDELELREAYVQGKLTSKLDLKAGRQIVVWGKSDNIRVTDVLNPLDMREPGMTDIEDLRLPLAMTKLDYYFGNWELSGMAVHEIRFNKMPVYGYDFYPADEPMPPADEPDNSLENTEWALSLSGIFSGWDLDLYYARVFNDTAHLEYVLFDDDSTEIQQKHERLHMFGFAYNKALGNWLLKSEGAILNRVHYTNRPGTGYTRLDLLAGAEYSGFNETTIGLEIANRHVNNHRPYLEKYPDGVLQDMYQLAFRYNRNFLNNTLSLSLLVMLYGPSDADGAFERLALDYDLTDTITVRGGAVLYQSGDLLTMQEVGNNDRLFAELRYSF